The Saliniramus fredricksonii genome segment CCCAAGCGCGACGGAAAACACGTAGAGCAAAATCAGCCCAGTCCAGAACACGGGCATGGACGAGCCGATTAGGGCGAATAGGCGGGCCGTGTGATCGATGACCGAATCCCGCCAGTGCGCTGCGGCGATCCCCAGCCAGACACCACCAAAGACCCCGAAGACCATCGCGAAGAGGACGAGTTCCAGCGTCGCCGGGAGGCGCGCAAAAATGTCGTCGCTGACCGGTCGGCGCGTACGAAAGCTCGTGCCCAGCTCTCCCTGGGCCAGATTCGAGATATAGACGACGTATTGCTCCGGAAGCGGGCGATCCAGTCCCCATCGCGCCTTGGCGGCGGCGACGACCGCCGGGTTGTTCATCTGACGCTCGCTCACGACGGCCGAGAGCGGATCCGCCTTGGTAACGTGCGTGAGAAAGAACGCCAGGGTGGCGACGCCAAGGAGCAGAAGCGGCATCGCGATCAGCCGTCGCACCATAAATCCCGTCATTTCCGCTCCCGCGCCTCAAAGAATGTCGCCACAAAAGTCGAGAAAAGCACTGCAAGGATGGGCGGCGCACCGTGAGATTCGCCGCCCGTCAACGAGGTCAGTCGAGGGACAGTTCGCCGAGAGGGAGATTGCAGCAGGCGCTGTAGCGCATGCCCTGCAAGTTGTCACGATAGGCGAGGATCAGGTTGGGACTGAGGATCGGGATGATGATCCGGTCCTCGATCATTTCCTCAGCCACTGCCTGGAAGGCGGCTTCGATCTGATCGGAGGGCGCCGCGAGCGCCGCCTCCAGCAATTCAGCCATACGCGGATTGGTCACCCTCTCGGCCTTCGCAGCATGCGCGCGCCCATGCCATGGCGAGCCTTCCTGCATGCCGAAGAACTGCGCATACTGGCCGGATCCGAAATAGTCCGGCGCATAGTAGACAGCGGTGACGGGAATACCGCTCGCCATGATCCGCTCACGCCAGACGGCGAACGTAACCGGCTGCAGTTCTAACTGGACGCCTACATCTGCAAGATCCTGCTGAACCTTCTGCATGAGCAGGCTGAGATCCACGCCGTAGACATTGACAGACGGATACACCGCTTCAAGGGTGAACCCGTTCTCATGCCCCTCCTCCGCGAGAAGCGCCAGTGCACGACCAATATCGCGTTCGGGCAATGGTAGGTTCTGGGTTCCAGGGAAGCCGTTAGGGATCGGAGCGGCTTGCTTCGCCCCGGCGCCGCCGACAACGAATTCGATCGCGCCATCGTAGTCGATCGCCAACGCCAGCGCCTCGCGGACGGTGCGCGACATTTCGATCGGCATCCCGTCGGCTCCGGCGCCGAAGGCGATGTAGACGAAGTTGAATGAAGGCACGGTTTCCACGATGACGTTCGGGGCACGAACCGTCGCCGCGATATCGGCGTCAACCTGCATCGCGATATCCACCGCGCCGCTCTCAAGCATCTGCGCCTGCGTCACGGCATCCTTCACCTGGCGGATGACGACCTGGCGGATGGCTCCAGCCTCACGCCAATATTCGTCATTACGGACAAGCCTCAACTCATCGTCCGGCGCATAGCTTGACAGAACGAACGCTCCGCTACCGGCGGAATTGGAGAGAAACCATCCCTCAGCCTGGTCGTCGGATTCCGCGCCGGGACCTGACACCGCGCCGTTCGCAATCGCGAGCTCGCTTTGCACAATCGCTGCATAAGGCGCCGCAAGGATGCCGAGCAATTCGGAATTCGGCGCCTCGGTGCGAATCACAACCACGCCCGGATCGGAATCGTCGATATCTGTGACGCCGTTCATCAGGAAGGAGGGATTGCCCTGCAGGTTCTTCAGTCGCTCGAGACTCCATTTGACGTCTGTTGAGGTCACGGTTTCGCCGTCAGCGAACCGAGCGTCCGGATCAAGATTGAACGTGAATTCCGTCTGGTCATCATTTATCGACCATTCGCGAGCCAGCAGAGGGACGATGCTGCGATTGTCCGCCGCAAGATCCACCAGCCGCTCATAAACCGCACTGAGGTAGATCTGGCAGGTGTCGCAGAACGCTCGATGCGGATCCAGCGTATCCAGATCCATGTCGCGCGCGATGACGATCGTCTCTTCCTGCGCCTGCGCCTGTACGGGTAGCGTAGCGTGCGAAAGCATCATCATTGCGGCGCCGAACGCCAGTACCGGCGGGGTGGCGCATCTTGCCCCCTTGAAAAAACCAATGAATGACATCCTCGTTCTCCTCTGTTGCGATATCGCCCGATCGTTGACATGCCAGGCCTGGGGCTTTTCGTTTTCACTTTGCGCGCGAGACGCGCCCAACCACATAGCGAATCTGATTCAACGCCGCCCTGATCCTCCGCTGCCGACCTGCAGAATTACCTGTCAGGAAGTCACTTCCAACCACGGAGTGTAGAGCCGCCATGACTTGACATGCTTGCCATAAAGCGCAGTGTTTTCGACACGAAACGCAGCGGCGGCCAAAGAGAAACGGGAAATTCAATGCCCCGGATTGATGCATCTCGGCATGAACAGGCGGTTCCGGCCGAGTTGAAGCAAAGACGCGTAGGCGTGGCTGTATCGCCTGCGATGTCTCTGTCCTCCGTGCTGCTCGCCTGCGAACCATTCAGGTCGGTCAATCGATTCCTGCAGCGCCCGGCCTATGAGTTCATTTTTCTAGCGCCGACGCGCGCGCCGGTGCGGAGCGGGATCGGAATCTGCATCGTTCCGGACGCAACGTTTGATGAGGCCATTCCTCTCGATCTCGCCGTGACGGCCTCCTCATACGACCAGCCTGAGGAATACAAGCGAAGTCTTCAGCGCTGGCTTCGCCTGCACGCGCGACGGGGAGTCGATCTTTGCGGCATCGATTACGGCGCCGTGTTTATGGCCGAAGCAGGCCTTCTCGACGGGCGCCGAGCCACGACGCATTGGGAAGTGCGGCCTTCTATCGCCGGACAATTTCCGCGTGTCGAATTCGGAGAGGAAATCTATGTCATCGACGGTACGCGACTGACATGTGGCGGCCACCTTGCCTGCCATGATCTGTTTCTTGCGCTGGTTGAGCGGGATCACGGCTCGATGGTGGCGCGCTTCGTGGCCGCGGATCTGATCAGCGCCGGTGCTCGGCCGGATACTACGCTCCAAGGGAGCCCGTTAGGCGGCCAGACTTTCATAGCCAACCCGCATCTTCGCGCTGTCAACAGGCTCATGGAAGAGAACATCGAAGCGCCCCTTAGCATTCCCGAATTGGCTGAGATGATCGGGATCTCGATAAGGCAACTGCAAAGCCTGTCGCGGCGCGATCTGGGAAAAACCTTGTCTAGCCGCTACCTCGCAATCCGTCTTGACGCTTCGCGCCACCTGCTCATGTATTCGGGACTGTCAGTCACGGAAATCGCCATGGCCACAGGATTCGCATCGCCCACAGCCTTCACGCGCGCCTTCAAGTCCCGCTTCCTCACCGCGCCCCGCACCTATCGCAGGAATTTTATACGTGATCTGACGAGGCCATACTTCTTCCCTTGATCGCTCGTGACGCGAGAACCCACCTTGCTAAGCAATGGTGATCGACGCGTCGAAGGCGGATATCAAGCGAAACGATCAGCTGCGAAGACCAGACTCAACGTGACCATCGCTGCCCTCGTCTTGCAATCTGAGAAACCGATCGAGGACATTTCGCGTCACGCCCTGAACGTAAAAGTCCTGCTTCGCCAACCCGGACACCCATTCGCTGGCTCCCGCGCAAAAGACCTCGCCCTTGCCCTTTGGGAACGACACGATCACGCCGCAGCCATATTGATGACGATCAATGGCTTCCGGAGTCGCTTCTCCGGAAAGCAGACGCGCTTTGGAAGCGATCCCGCCATCCTTCAGATAGTAACGATGCCCTTCACCGACATGCATCTCCTCGGCAAAAACGGCCGGAGACAGCCCGATGATCTCCAGATCATGCGGAGCGCCGTCCTCGTGGGTCGGGTAGGGAAGGCCATACCGGAATGTATGTTCGAGACCATCCACCTCATAGGCGAATATCCCGGCGTCATGTCCGAGCAGATCTCCGTAATGCATGTCGAGGCCTTCGAAACACCAATGTCCGGGACGGTAGACGGTGAAACCGCGGACTCCACGTGGCGCAAACCCGCCCCAAGAGGCATATACACCACGCATACCGTTCACTCCGAAGGTCGCGGCCCCCGGCCAGCCGATTTCCGGATCCTCCCAGGGGCCTGTCCGCAGATGCGCCGGCGCAGGATCCTCGTCTCGCGCGCGGCTCTTGTATGCGACCTGTCGTCGACCTTCATCCTCGAACCTGATCTGCCAGTAGAAATTCCCGGCGAAGCGGGCGCAGCCGCCTCCATCCTCAACGAACCGATCGATAGTCTTCCGCATCTCGCGAGTCCAGTACTCGTCATGGCCGACGACGACGAGACACGAATAGCCCTCAATGATCTCAGGCCGAAAATGCAGATCATGCTGGGTGATCATGTCGAAGGCGTAACCCTCGGCTTCGGCCCAGACGACGAAATGCCGTTCGAACTGGGCCCAACCGGCAGAGGCGTAGTATTGCGCGAAGCCGTTGCTGAAGGCGAATTCCTTGGTGGGATAGCGCGGGGCGTCCCAGGGGCCGCGGGTCGTGGTATCGCAAAGGCGCGGCGCACCCGGCGGCAGCCAGACGAGTCCTCGGGTCCAAGGCCGGCAGGTGCTGAGGACAGGCGAGAACGCATTCCCGTTGGGACCATCGACGCCGTCGTAGGCATTCGATCCGCCCCAGTCGTTATAAGCGATCCAGGTCGAGGTGGTCAGGATCAGCAGAAAGCGTCCGGAGCGCGGCATGGCCGGGTCCGGACGGATGACGAAGAAATGATGCTGTAGAAACCGAGACCCGTCCGCGCGTTGAGTCCAGGCGGCCACACGGTAGAATCCGGACGCCGCATCGTCAGGTGCCCGCCAGACATGCGCCACCGGCCAGTCGCAGCCATCCCGGTAGGCGCATGGCGGCATGGGATGGAACGCTCCTGGAAGATCAAAGGCCTCATGGACAAGCTCGGGCCGAAGACCATCGCGCCAGATCTGAAGTGTCCAGGTTACTCCGGTGCACGAGGCGCGAAAAGCAACATCCTGTCCTGGGGAGAAGGAAAGCTCGTCCGTGTAGACGTAGATTTCCGGTGAAGCGGGATCTTCCCGCGGCGCCTCGTACCAATGCCCCAGATGCCAGGCGTCGTCCGGATGCATGACGGACACTTTGCGGGCTCGCCGGTTGGCGTCCGTGAATTCGGGACGAGCGTGGTCGCGGTGTTTGGCCATTTTTGCACCTCACGCTTCCGGGGGACGGTCTTGCGCCCATGGACGATCAGCTTCAATGATCGCGCCAAGCCGGAACATGTCGAGATCGGAATACCAGGGTCCGGTGAGCTGGACGGAGGTGGGAAGTCCATCCGTTGCGAAGCCGGACGGGAGAGCCAAAGACGGATGACCTGTCAGGTTGAAGGGATAAGCGTAGGGAGACATGCCCTGGCGGGTGATGCCATTCGGTTCGCCATCAACCATCACCTCGTCGTTTGCGACGTCGAAATCGACGGCAAGCGCGGTACGCGTTAGCGTCGGTGAGACTAGGACATCGTAGCGCTCAAAGAGTTTCTGTATAGTGCGAAAAAGAACCGTCCTCGTATATTGCGCAGAACGATAATCAGACAATGTATATTTGCTTCCCCGCTCAATGAAAGCCAGCAAGACAGGGTCCATTTTTGCACCCCACTCCTTGACGTATTTCCCGAACGCAACGCTGATATTGCCCTGATACATCACGCGACCGGCGATTTCCATCCAGTCTATGGCCTCAGTCACTTCTTCCACTTCGGCTCCACGCACCGAGAGAAGGTCGAGCACGGCGCGCGCATTATCCTCGACGTCGCGTGCGACCAGCCGATTCGCCATGCGCGGTATCCAGCCGACACGCAAGCCGTTCAGGTCGTTCCCCACTAAACGCGGCGACAGCCTCGAGAAATCCGGGGCCGCGAGCGACAATGGGTCCGCTGCGTGCGGGCCGATCAGGACGTCATGCATCAAAACCGAATCCGCAACTGTCCGCGACAGAGGGCCCGCCGCCGCATACGAAAAGAATGCGTCGATCGCGGTCTCGAACGGGATAACCCCGGAGGTCGGCTTATGGCCCACAACGCCGCAATAGGCGGCTGGTATGCGGATTGATCCGGCGCCATCCGTACCGAGACCGAGCGGGCCGCAACCGGCAGCGACAGCTGCGGCCGCGCCGCCGCTGGAACCACCCGCGTTTCGATCGAGGTTCCACGGATTGCGCGTGATCCCGAATGCTGGACCATCAGTCGTACCCTTGTGCCCGAACTCCGGGGTATGACTTTTCGCGAAGACAATGGCGCCTGCATCCTGGAGACGCGTCACTAGCACGTCGTCCCTATCCGGCACATTGTCCGCATAAATGGCGGATCCATAGGATGTGCGCACCCCATTCGTCGGGAACAGGTCCTTGACGTGCACGGGTACGCCATGGAGCGGCCCCAGCCGAGCGCCCGCGATCACCGCCTCCTCGGCCTGCCGCGCCTGCGCGCGCGCCCGCTCGTCGCAAATGGTCGCGAAGGCGTTGATCCGGGATTGCTGCCGATGAGAATGGGCGAGAATGGCGTCAAGGTATTCGACTGGAGACAGTTCGCGCCGTCGGATTCGCGCCGCGGCCTCGGTCGCCGGGAGGAACAGGAGATCGGATTGGGACATTGGAGGAGCGCCTTCTGCAGAAATCGGATCAGGAATAGAGATGACAGGCCACATGCTTACCCGGCGCGATCTCTCGCAGCGCAGGATCGACGCGACGACAAATCTCCATTGCAGAGGGGCAGCGTGGGCACAGGCTGCAGCCCTCAGGACGATCGATGAGACTGATGATCTCGCCCTTGATCGGCGGCGGGCGACGTCCGACTTGCGGTCGCGGGACGGCATCGAGCA includes the following:
- a CDS encoding N,N-dimethylformamidase beta subunit family domain-containing protein, producing the protein MAKHRDHARPEFTDANRRARKVSVMHPDDAWHLGHWYEAPREDPASPEIYVYTDELSFSPGQDVAFRASCTGVTWTLQIWRDGLRPELVHEAFDLPGAFHPMPPCAYRDGCDWPVAHVWRAPDDAASGFYRVAAWTQRADGSRFLQHHFFVIRPDPAMPRSGRFLLILTTSTWIAYNDWGGSNAYDGVDGPNGNAFSPVLSTCRPWTRGLVWLPPGAPRLCDTTTRGPWDAPRYPTKEFAFSNGFAQYYASAGWAQFERHFVVWAEAEGYAFDMITQHDLHFRPEIIEGYSCLVVVGHDEYWTREMRKTIDRFVEDGGGCARFAGNFYWQIRFEDEGRRQVAYKSRARDEDPAPAHLRTGPWEDPEIGWPGAATFGVNGMRGVYASWGGFAPRGVRGFTVYRPGHWCFEGLDMHYGDLLGHDAGIFAYEVDGLEHTFRYGLPYPTHEDGAPHDLEIIGLSPAVFAEEMHVGEGHRYYLKDGGIASKARLLSGEATPEAIDRHQYGCGVIVSFPKGKGEVFCAGASEWVSGLAKQDFYVQGVTRNVLDRFLRLQDEGSDGHVESGLRS
- a CDS encoding ABC transporter substrate-binding protein; this encodes MSFIGFFKGARCATPPVLAFGAAMMMLSHATLPVQAQAQEETIVIARDMDLDTLDPHRAFCDTCQIYLSAVYERLVDLAADNRSIVPLLAREWSINDDQTEFTFNLDPDARFADGETVTSTDVKWSLERLKNLQGNPSFLMNGVTDIDDSDPGVVVIRTEAPNSELLGILAAPYAAIVQSELAIANGAVSGPGAESDDQAEGWFLSNSAGSGAFVLSSYAPDDELRLVRNDEYWREAGAIRQVVIRQVKDAVTQAQMLESGAVDIAMQVDADIAATVRAPNVIVETVPSFNFVYIAFGAGADGMPIEMSRTVREALALAIDYDGAIEFVVGGAGAKQAAPIPNGFPGTQNLPLPERDIGRALALLAEEGHENGFTLEAVYPSVNVYGVDLSLLMQKVQQDLADVGVQLELQPVTFAVWRERIMASGIPVTAVYYAPDYFGSGQYAQFFGMQEGSPWHGRAHAAKAERVTNPRMAELLEAALAAPSDQIEAAFQAVAEEMIEDRIIIPILSPNLILAYRDNLQGMRYSACCNLPLGELSLD
- a CDS encoding GlxA family transcriptional regulator, producing the protein MLAIKRSVFDTKRSGGQRETGNSMPRIDASRHEQAVPAELKQRRVGVAVSPAMSLSSVLLACEPFRSVNRFLQRPAYEFIFLAPTRAPVRSGIGICIVPDATFDEAIPLDLAVTASSYDQPEEYKRSLQRWLRLHARRGVDLCGIDYGAVFMAEAGLLDGRRATTHWEVRPSIAGQFPRVEFGEEIYVIDGTRLTCGGHLACHDLFLALVERDHGSMVARFVAADLISAGARPDTTLQGSPLGGQTFIANPHLRAVNRLMEENIEAPLSIPELAEMIGISIRQLQSLSRRDLGKTLSSRYLAIRLDASRHLLMYSGLSVTEIAMATGFASPTAFTRAFKSRFLTAPRTYRRNFIRDLTRPYFFP
- a CDS encoding amidase, whose product is MSQSDLLFLPATEAAARIRRRELSPVEYLDAILAHSHRQQSRINAFATICDERARAQARQAEEAVIAGARLGPLHGVPVHVKDLFPTNGVRTSYGSAIYADNVPDRDDVLVTRLQDAGAIVFAKSHTPEFGHKGTTDGPAFGITRNPWNLDRNAGGSSGGAAAAVAAGCGPLGLGTDGAGSIRIPAAYCGVVGHKPTSGVIPFETAIDAFFSYAAAGPLSRTVADSVLMHDVLIGPHAADPLSLAAPDFSRLSPRLVGNDLNGLRVGWIPRMANRLVARDVEDNARAVLDLLSVRGAEVEEVTEAIDWMEIAGRVMYQGNISVAFGKYVKEWGAKMDPVLLAFIERGSKYTLSDYRSAQYTRTVLFRTIQKLFERYDVLVSPTLTRTALAVDFDVANDEVMVDGEPNGITRQGMSPYAYPFNLTGHPSLALPSGFATDGLPTSVQLTGPWYSDLDMFRLGAIIEADRPWAQDRPPEA